The Mycobacterium paragordonae genome includes a region encoding these proteins:
- the coaA gene encoding type I pantothenate kinase: MPRPSEPSPYVEFDRRQWRALRMATPLALTEEELVGLRGLGEQLDLLEVEEVYLPLARLIHLQVAARQRLFAATAEFLGEPQQNPDRPVPFIIGVAGSVAVGKSTTARVLQALLARWDHHPRVDLVTTDGFLYPNAELERRNLMHRKGFPESYNRRALMRFVTSVKSGSDYACAPVYSHLRYDIIPGAKHVVRHPDILILEGLNVLQTGPTLMVSDLFDFSLYVDARIEDIEQWYVSRFLAMRSTSFANPESHFHHYSALSDPQAVVAAKEIWRSINRPNLVENILPTRPRATLVLRKDADHAINRLRLRKL, translated from the coding sequence ATGCCGCGGCCGAGCGAGCCGAGCCCCTATGTCGAGTTCGACCGACGGCAATGGCGCGCGCTCCGCATGGCTACACCCCTGGCTCTCACCGAAGAGGAACTGGTCGGGCTGCGCGGCCTCGGTGAACAACTCGACCTGCTGGAAGTCGAAGAGGTCTATCTGCCGCTGGCGCGGCTCATCCACCTTCAGGTAGCCGCCCGGCAACGCTTGTTCGCCGCCACCGCGGAGTTCCTGGGCGAGCCACAGCAAAACCCGGACCGCCCGGTGCCGTTCATCATCGGCGTTGCGGGCAGCGTTGCTGTCGGCAAATCGACCACGGCGCGCGTGCTGCAGGCACTGCTGGCCCGCTGGGATCACCATCCTCGGGTGGACCTGGTGACCACCGACGGTTTTCTCTACCCCAACGCGGAGCTGGAACGACGAAACCTGATGCACCGCAAGGGTTTCCCGGAGAGCTACAACCGACGGGCACTGATGCGGTTCGTCACCTCGGTGAAGTCCGGATCCGACTACGCCTGCGCGCCGGTGTATTCACACCTGCGCTACGACATCATTCCCGGCGCCAAGCACGTGGTCCGGCATCCCGACATCCTCATTCTGGAGGGACTCAACGTCCTGCAAACCGGCCCGACGCTGATGGTGTCGGACCTGTTCGACTTCTCGCTGTATGTGGACGCCCGGATCGAGGACATCGAGCAGTGGTACGTGTCGCGCTTCCTGGCGATGCGCAGCACGTCGTTCGCCAACCCGGAATCGCACTTCCACCACTACTCGGCGTTGTCCGACCCGCAGGCCGTCGTCGCGGCGAAGGAGATCTGGCGGTCCATCAACCGGCCCAACCTGGTCGAGAACATCCTGCCGACGCGGCCCCGGGCCACCCTGGTGCTACGTAAAGACGCCGATCACGCGATCAACCGGCTGAGGCTGCGCAAGCTGTAG
- the glyA gene encoding serine hydroxymethyltransferase — protein sequence MSAPLAEVDPDIAELLGKELGRQRDTLEMIASENFVPRSILQAQGSVLTNKYAEGLPGRRYYGGCEHVDVVENIARDRAKALFGADFANVQPHSGAQANAAVLHALMSPGERLLGLDLANGGHLTHGMRLNFSGKLYENAFYGVDPTTHLVDMDAVRAQALEFRPKVLIAGWSAYPRILDFAAFRSIADEVDAKLWVDMAHFAGLVAAGLHPSPVPHADVVSTTIHKTLGGGRSGMILGKQEYAKSINSAVFPGQQGGPLMHVIAGKAVALKIAATPEFAERQQRTLSGARIIADRLMADDVAKAGVSVVSGGTDVHLVLVDLRNSPLDGQAAEDLLHEVGITVNRNAVPNDPRPPMVTSGLRIGTPALTTRGFGDAEFSEVADIIATALAAGTSADVAELGARVTRLAREFPLYEGIEDWGLVGR from the coding sequence ATGTCCGCCCCGCTTGCCGAGGTCGACCCCGATATCGCCGAGCTGCTGGGCAAGGAGCTCGGGCGGCAACGCGACACCCTCGAGATGATCGCCTCGGAGAACTTCGTGCCGCGCTCGATCCTGCAGGCCCAGGGCAGCGTGCTGACCAACAAGTACGCCGAGGGACTGCCCGGCCGGCGGTACTACGGCGGTTGTGAGCACGTCGACGTGGTCGAGAACATCGCCCGCGACCGCGCCAAGGCGCTGTTCGGTGCCGATTTCGCCAACGTGCAGCCGCATTCGGGCGCCCAGGCCAACGCCGCGGTGCTGCACGCGCTGATGTCGCCCGGGGAGCGCCTGCTTGGTCTCGACCTGGCCAACGGCGGTCATCTGACCCACGGCATGCGGCTGAACTTCTCCGGCAAGCTCTACGAGAACGCTTTCTACGGCGTCGACCCGACCACGCATCTGGTCGATATGGACGCGGTGCGGGCGCAGGCGCTGGAATTCCGTCCGAAGGTGCTGATCGCCGGCTGGTCCGCCTATCCCCGGATCCTCGACTTCGCGGCGTTCCGCTCGATCGCTGACGAGGTGGACGCCAAGCTGTGGGTGGACATGGCGCACTTCGCGGGCCTGGTAGCCGCCGGGCTGCACCCCTCTCCGGTGCCGCACGCCGACGTGGTGTCGACCACCATTCACAAGACGCTCGGCGGCGGCCGGTCCGGCATGATCCTGGGCAAGCAGGAGTACGCCAAGTCCATCAACTCAGCGGTGTTCCCGGGTCAGCAGGGCGGACCGCTGATGCACGTCATCGCCGGCAAGGCCGTCGCGCTGAAGATCGCCGCGACACCCGAGTTCGCCGAGCGTCAGCAGCGCACCCTGTCGGGGGCGCGCATCATCGCCGATCGCCTGATGGCCGACGACGTCGCCAAGGCAGGGGTGTCCGTGGTCAGCGGCGGCACCGACGTGCACCTCGTGCTCGTCGACCTGCGCAACTCCCCGCTGGACGGCCAGGCCGCCGAGGATCTGCTGCACGAGGTGGGCATCACGGTCAACCGCAACGCGGTCCCGAATGACCCGCGTCCGCCGATGGTGACGTCGGGCCTGCGCATCGGGACACCGGCGCTGACGACCCGCGGCTTCGGGGACGCCGAATTCTCCGAGGTGGCCGACATCATCGCGACCGCGCTGGCTGCCGGGACTTCGGCGGACGTCGCTGAACTCGGCGCGCGAGTGACACGGCTGGCCAGGGAGTTCCCGCTGTACGAGGGGATCGAGGACTGGGGTCTCGTCGGGCGCTGA
- a CDS encoding PE family protein — MSFLVTAPELLAQAASDIAGIGSTLSEAAAAAAAPTTAVAAAGADEISAAVAALFSGHAQTYQALNAQAAAFHQQFVQTMTGTGGAYAAAEAFNAAQSLPQDVLGVINAPTMVLFNRPLIGDGANGGPGMRGGDGGILYGNGGAGGTGGSNQAGGAGGNAGLIGNGGAGGAGGTNTVTGNAQNGGAGGSGGWLYGSGGNGGDAGPRAVFGAGAGGVGGAGGNAGLWGSGGIGGNGGEGGTGAGRPGGAGGVGGNGGYIYGDGGAGGTGGLGGAGAGAGGAGGHAWTIGNGGAGGTGGPAGISSGGGNGGLGGNAGWLYGAGGNGGNGASAQLGGTGGSGGNGGNAGLFGDAGSGGYGGNGDNAAPGSGGDGGVAIFGNGGSGGAGGSMVGAINSSQPLAGGNGGNGGVSRLWGNGGSGGNAGAGETSNTGGIGGHGGNGANAGLLFGNGGVGGAGGTGGGANFGTGISAGGGGNGGIGGVAGLFYGNGGAGGGGGAGGNFTGGTAGDGGDGGAGGNARLIGNGGAGGAGGPTGAFTNPGKAGVGAGGGLAGILFGQPGAHG, encoded by the coding sequence ATGTCATTCTTAGTAACCGCACCGGAATTGCTGGCGCAGGCCGCGTCCGACATAGCCGGGATCGGTTCCACGCTGAGCGAGGCCGCCGCCGCCGCGGCCGCCCCGACCACGGCGGTTGCCGCTGCGGGCGCTGACGAGATATCGGCCGCGGTCGCGGCACTGTTCTCCGGGCACGCGCAGACGTATCAGGCCCTCAACGCGCAGGCAGCGGCCTTCCACCAGCAGTTCGTCCAGACGATGACGGGTACCGGAGGCGCGTACGCAGCCGCCGAGGCCTTCAACGCCGCACAGAGCCTGCCCCAGGACGTGCTCGGCGTCATCAACGCGCCCACGATGGTGCTGTTCAATCGCCCGCTGATCGGGGACGGTGCCAACGGCGGCCCCGGGATGCGCGGTGGTGACGGCGGGATTCTCTACGGCAATGGCGGCGCCGGAGGCACCGGCGGATCCAACCAGGCCGGCGGAGCAGGCGGGAACGCCGGGCTGATCGGCAATGGCGGCGCCGGCGGAGCCGGCGGGACCAACACCGTCACTGGTAACGCCCAGAACGGTGGCGCGGGCGGCAGCGGCGGTTGGTTGTACGGAAGCGGAGGGAATGGCGGCGACGCCGGACCCAGGGCAGTCTTCGGTGCCGGTGCAGGCGGTGTCGGTGGAGCCGGCGGCAACGCGGGCCTGTGGGGTAGCGGTGGCATCGGTGGGAACGGCGGCGAAGGCGGCACCGGAGCCGGTCGGCCCGGCGGAGCCGGAGGCGTCGGTGGCAACGGTGGGTACATATACGGCGACGGAGGTGCCGGCGGCACGGGAGGCCTCGGCGGGGCCGGTGCCGGCGCTGGTGGTGCCGGCGGCCACGCCTGGACGATCGGCAACGGTGGAGCCGGTGGCACCGGCGGTCCCGCCGGCATCTCGAGCGGTGGCGGCAACGGTGGGCTGGGTGGCAACGCCGGTTGGCTCTACGGTGCGGGCGGTAATGGGGGCAACGGCGCAAGCGCCCAACTCGGCGGTACTGGCGGATCGGGTGGTAACGGTGGCAATGCCGGGCTATTTGGTGATGCGGGCTCTGGCGGTTACGGCGGCAACGGTGATAACGCGGCTCCCGGTAGTGGCGGGGACGGTGGGGTCGCGATATTCGGGAACGGCGGCAGCGGCGGCGCCGGCGGAAGCATGGTAGGCGCAATCAACTCGAGCCAACCGCTGGCCGGCGGCAACGGCGGCAACGGCGGGGTCTCCAGATTGTGGGGCAACGGCGGGAGCGGCGGCAATGCCGGCGCCGGCGAGACATCCAACACCGGTGGCATCGGCGGACACGGCGGGAACGGAGCGAACGCCGGGCTGCTGTTCGGCAACGGTGGAGTCGGCGGGGCCGGTGGAACCGGTGGCGGCGCCAACTTCGGCACCGGTATCAGTGCGGGTGGCGGCGGCAACGGCGGCATCGGCGGCGTCGCCGGGCTGTTCTACGGCAATGGCGGCGCCGGTGGCGGCGGCGGAGCCGGCGGCAATTTCACCGGCGGCACGGCCGGTGACGGGGGTGACGGCGGCGCCGGCGGCAACGCCAGGTTGATCGGCAACGGTGGTGCCGGCGGGGCGGGTGGACCGACCGGGGCCTTCACCAACCCGGGTAAAGCCGGCGTCGGCGCCGGCGGCGGTCTCGCCGGCATCCTGTTCGGCCAGCCGGGCGCCCACGGCTGA